From a region of the Zonotrichia albicollis isolate bZonAlb1 chromosome 5, bZonAlb1.hap1, whole genome shotgun sequence genome:
- the LOC102071054 gene encoding coiled-coil domain-containing protein 42-like, whose amino-acid sequence MWDPYSCSTQKEDSEKLEWAERELRVTEEDSQSSLMQLLRKKKEVREMEKVMTEKEEKCEQLQIQALKIDRKQREESLKMDAELLRAKMELETLRKRHCKLCKKVQKYSIFKKYLEDVVEVSQFEDISEVISEYLLLVRTRKDLLQSQQGHKQLTEQDKVFLEQYKARKEAEMLQYQNELGQLKQRVYQAQSDIPLWEARWADIQDRTSKKTRKLWTIKLAIHNLFQSANLRLQAQGSALECTSCIQLSMIQQFIQDLKDFQLYIEMQKHQRVATALKTKGTWQHDLSCQ is encoded by the exons ATGTGGGACCCCTACTCCTGCTCTACACAGAAGGAGGACTCAGAGAAACTGGAGTGGGCAGAGAG GGAACTCAGAGTGACAGAGGAGGATTCCCAGTCTTCACTTATGCAGCtcttaaggaaaaagaaagaagtccGAGAGATGGAAAAGGTCATgacagagaaagaagag AAATGTGAACAGTTACAAATCCAGGCTCTGAAGATAGACAGAAaacagagagaggagagcctAAAAATGGATGCTGAGCTTTTGAGAGCCAAGATGGAACTGGAAACCCTCAGAAAAAGACACTGTAAACTCTGCAAAAAAGTGCAGAAGTACTCCATCTTCAAGAAATATCTGGAGGATGTGGTGGAGGTCTCACAG TTTGAGGACATCTCAGAAGTCATTTCAGAGTATTTGTTGCTGGTGAGGACGCGGAAGGACCTTCTGCAGTCACAACAGGGGCACAAGCAGCTGACTGAGCAAGACAAGGTGTTCCTGGAGCAGTACAAAGCACGGAAGGAAGCTGAGATGCTTCAGTACCAAAatgagctggggcagctcaaACAACGTGTTTATCAGGCTCAAAGTGACATCCCCCTCTGG GAGGCTCGCTGGGCTGACATCCAGGACAGGACCTCCAAGAAAACCAGGAAGCTGTGGACTATCAAGCTGGCCATCCACAACCTCTTCCAGTCCGCCAACCTGCGGCTGCAAGCACAGGGGAGTGCGTTGGAGTGTACCAGCTGCATACAGCTCAGCATG ATCCAGCAGTTTATCCAAGACCTTAAAGACTTCCAGCTCTATATCGAGATGCAGAAGCACCAGAGGGTTGCTACAGCTCTGAAGACAAAAGGGACCTGGCAGCATGACCTGTCCTGCCAGTGA